The Achromobacter spanius genome includes the window GCAACGCCTGACCCCCGCCCGCCGCGACCTCGCGGCGGCCGCTTTCCGCTTTGCTCCATGACGCCATGGCCCTGATCAATCGTCTCGACTCCCGCGATCCCGGATTCAAATCCGCCCTGTCCAAGCTGCTGGCCTTCGAGGCCACCGAGGACGAGTCCATCGACCGTGCCGCCGCCGGCATCCTGGCTGACGTGCGCGCGCGTGGCGACGCCGCGCTGGTGGAATACACGCAGCGCTTTGACCGCATGCCGGCCGCCTCGGCCGACACGCTTGAAATTCCCAAGGCCGATTGGCACGCCGCGCTGGCCACCTTGCCCACCGCGCAGCGCAACGCGCTGGAAGCCGCCGCCGACCGCGTGCGCGGCTATCACGAGCGCCAGCTTGCCCATACCTGGACCTACACCGAAGCCGACGGCACGATGCTGGGCCAACAGGTGACGCCGCTGGACCGCGTGGGCCTGTATGTGCCGGGCGGCAAGGCCGCCTACCCGTCGTCGGTGCTGATGAACGCCATTCCCGCCAAGGTCGCGGGGGTGCAGGAACTGGTCATGGTGACGCCCACGCCCGACGGCGTGCGCAACCCCATCGTGCTGGCGGCAGCCGCCATCGGCGGCGTGGACCGCGTGTTCGCCATCGGTGGCGCGCAAGCCGTGGGCGCGCTGGCCTACGGCACCGCCACCGTGCCCGCCGTAGACAAGATCGTCGGCCCCGGCAATGCCTATGTGGCCGCCGCCAAGCGCCGCGTGTTCGGCGTGGTCGGCATCGACATGATTGCCGGCCCCAGCGAAATCCTGGTCATCTGCGACGGCAAGACGCCGGCCGACTGGATCGCCATGGATCTGTTCTCGCAAGCCGAGCACGACGAATTGGCGCAATCCATCCTGCTCTGTCCGGATGCGGCCTTCATCGAAGAAGTCGAAGCCGCCATCGCGCGTCTCTTGCCCACGATGCCGCGCGCCGACATCCTGCGCGTCAGCCTGGCCAATCGCGGTGCGCTGATCCAGGTCCAAAGCCTGGAAGAAGCCTGCCAGATCGCCAACGACATCGCGCCCGAGCACTTGGAAATTTCCACCGAACAGCCTGAAATCTGGACCGCCAAGATCCGCCACGCCGGCGCCATCTTCATGGGCCGTTTCAGCTCGGAAGCGCTGGGCGACTACTGCGCCGGCCCCAACCACGTGCTGCCCACGTCGCGCACCGCGCGCTTTTCGTCGCCGCTGGGCGTGTACGACTTCCAGAAGCGTTCCAGCCTGATCCAGGTGTCGCACCAAGGCGCGCAAACGCTGGGCCGCATCGCCGCCGAACTGGCGCTGGGCGAAGGCCTGCAAGCGCACGCCGCCAGCGCCCAGTACCGGATCGACAAGCCATGAGCGCGGCCCCGGCGGCAAGCGTCGCTGGCCGCATCCAAGGCACCTTGCGCGCGGACGTCCTCGCACTGGCCGCCTATCCGGTCGCCCACGCGGATGGCTGCATCAAGCTGGACGCGATGGAATGCCCGTATGAACTGCCCGACGAGGTGCGCGAGGACATCGCCCGCGCCGTGCGCGACACGCCGCTGAACCGCTATCCCGCCGCCGATCTGTCCGCCTTGCAGCAGGCGGTGAAGGCCGGGTTCGGCGTGCCCGACGCGGCCGACGTGCTGTTTGGCAACGGCTCGGACGAACTCATCCACATCATCGTCCAGGCCTGTTGCAACCCGGGCGACGTGGTGCTGTCGCCGTGGCCGTCGTTCGTTTACTTCGACATGGCGGCGCGCTTTGACCACGCCCGCTTTGTCGGCGTGCCGCTGACCGAGGATCTGACCCTGGATCTGCCGGCGATGCTGGCCGCCATCCGCGAACATCAGCCCAAGGTGGTGTTCCTGGCCGTGCCCAACAACCCCACCGGCGGCCTCTGGTCCGACGAAGACGTGCAGGCCATCATCGCCGCCGCCCCCGGGCTGGTGGTGCTGGACGAGGCCTATCAGCCCTTCGCCGACCGCACCTGGATGCCGCAAGTGCTGGACGCCCCCAACGTGGTCGTCATGCGCACGGTGTCCAAGATCGGCCTGGCCGGCCTGCGTTTCGGCTATCTGGCCGGCCATCCCGACTGGATCGCCGAACTGAACAAGCTGCGCCCGCCCTACAACCTGGACGTGCTGACGCAGGCCACGCTGATGGCGGTGCTGCGCCACAAGCCCGTGCTGGACGAACAGGCCGCGCGCCTGCGCGCCGACCGCGGCCCGCTGGCCGACGCGCTGGCCGCCTTGCCCGGCGTCAGGGTATTCCCTTCCGCCGGCAACTTTGTGCTTGCCCGCTTTTCCGGCAAGCTGGATGGCAACGCCGTGCATCTTGCGCTGAAAACGCGCAAAATATTGATTCGCAACTTTTCCAACGCCCATCCGCTCCTGGCAAACTGCCTGCGCATCTCGGTGGGCGCCCCGGCCGAGAACGCCGCCTTGCTGGCTGCCCTGCAAGAGATTTTGAGTACTTAACATGCGTACCGCAGAGATCACCCGCAACACCAACGAAACCCGCATCCGCGTGGCCATCAACATCGACGGCACCGGCAAGCAGACGATCGATACGGGCGTGCCGTTCCTGGACCACATGCTGGACCAGATCGCGCGCCACGGCCTGATCGACCTGGACATCAAGGCCGAGGGCGACCTGCACATCGACGCGCACCACACCGTGGAAGACGTGGGCATCACGCTGGGCATGGCCATTGCCAAGGCCGTCGGCACCAAGGCCGGCCTGCGCCGCTACGGCCACGCCTACGTGCCGCTGGACGAAGCCCTGTCGCGCGTCGTGGTGGACTTCTCGGGCCGCCCCGGCCTGGAATATCACATCCCGTTCACGCGCGCCCACATCGGCAATTTCGATGTAGACCTGACGCGCGAGTTCTTCCAGGGCCTGGTCAACCACGCCCTCATCACCCTGCATATCGACAACCTGCGCGGCTTCAACGCCCACCATCAGGCTGAAACCGTGTTCAAGGCCTGTGGCCGCGCCCTGCGCATGGCCATGGAAGTCGATCCGCGCATGGGCGACGTCGTGCCCTCCACCAAGGGCGTGCTGTAACGTTCGCCAACCCCAACGCAGCAGGCAAAAGAAGTGACCACTATCGCCATCGTTGACTACGGAATGGGCAATTTCCACTCCGTCGCCCGCGCCCTGAAGTTCGCCGCGCCCGACGCGGACATCCGCATCTGCAACCAGCCTCAAGACATTGACGCGGCCGACCGCGTGGTGTTTCCCGGGCAGGGCGCCATGGCGGACTGCATGCGCACCCTGAATGAATCCGGCCTGCGCGAAGCCGTCGTGCGCGCTGCCCGCAACAAGCCCTTGCTGGGCGTGTGCGTGGGCGAACAGATGCTGTTTGATTCCAGCGAAGAAGGCGGCACGTCGTGCCTGGGCCTGTTCCCCGGCGTGGTGCGCCGTTTTTCGGGCCCCCGCTTTGCCGACCTGATTCCCGCCGATGACGAAGCCTGCCTGGCCGACACCGGCGACGCGGGTCTGGCCGACACCCGCCCGGAACGGCTCAAAGTGCCGCACATGGGATGGAACAAAGTCCGCCAGACGCGCTCTCATCCCATCTGGGCCGGTATTCCGGACGACACGCACTTCTATTTCGTCCATAGTTACTACGCCGATCCGGATGATTCCAGCCTGACAGTTGGTGAAACCGATTACGGAGTCGCCTTTACCTGCGCGGTGGCGGCGGCTAACATTTTCGCGGTGCAGTTCCACCCCGAGAAGAGCGCCGAGCACGGTTTGCGCCTGTATCGCAATTTTGTAGACTGGCAGCCGTAGGTCACTGACCTGCATGCGCCAGCCCATTCAACCCCTCTTTCTTTTTTGCTGCCCACCATGCTGCTGATCCCCGCCATCGATCTCAAAGACGGGCGCTGCGTGCGCCTGCGCCAGGGTGACCTGGACGATGCAACGGTGTTCTCCGAAGACCCCGCCGCCATGGCCACTCGCTGGCTAGACCAGGGCGCGCGCCGCCTGCATCTGGTCGACTTGAACGGCGCCGTTGCCGGCAAGCCGAAGAACGAAGCGCCCATCAAGGCCATTCTGGAGGCCGTCGGCGACGACATCCCCGTCCAGATCGGCGGCGGCATTCGCGACCTCGACACCATCGAACGCTACCTTGACGCCGGCATTTCGTACGTCATCATCGGCACCGCCGCGGTCAAGAACCCGGGCTTCCTGCAAGACGCCTGCGGCGCTTTCCCCGGCCAGATCATCGTTGGCCTGGACGCCCGCGACGGCAAGATCGCCACCGACGGCTGGAGCAAGCTGACCCGCCACGACGTGCTGGACCTGGCCAAGAAGTTCGAGGACTACGGCTGCGAGGCCATCATCTACACCGACATCGGCCGTGACGGCATGCTGTCGGGCGTCAACGTCGAAGCCACGGTCCGCCTGGCCCAACACGTGCGCATTCCCGTGTACGCCTCGGGCGGCATCGCCGGCATCCAGGACATCGAAGCCCTGTGCGCCGTCGAGGAAGAGGGCGTCGAAGGCGCCATCCTGGGCCGCAGCATCTACGAAGGCACGCTTGATTTCCAGGCAGCCCAGGCTCGCGCCGACGAATTGGCAAAATGACCATTCCCTCCAGCAGCACCGAGGCCGGCGCGCCCGTACAAAGCGCGCTGACCCGCCGCATCATCCCCTGCCTTGACGTCACCGCCGGCCGCGTCGTCAAGGGCGTGAACTTCGTCAACCTGCTGGACGCGGGCGACCCCGTCGAGATCGCCCGCCGTTACAACGAGCAGGGCGCCGACGAGCTCACCTTCCTGGACATCACCGCCACCAGCGACGGCCGCGACCTGATCCTGCCCATCATCGAGCAGGTGGCGTCCCAGGTGTTCATCCCGTTGACGGTGGGCGGCGGCGTGCGCCAGGTGTCCGACATCCAGCGCCTGCTGAACGCCGGCGCCGACAAGATCAGCATCAACAGCGCCGCCGTGGCCAACCCCGAACTGGTTCGGGCCGCGTCCGACTACCACGGCTCGCAATGCGTGGTCGTGGCCATCGACGCGCGGCGCGTGTCGGCGGAAGGCGAACCGGCGCGCTGGGAAGTCTTCACGCACGGCGGCCGCAAGGCCACCGGGCTGGACGCCGTGGCCTGGGCGCGCCGCATGGCCGCCTACGGCGCGGGCGAAATTCTCCTGACCAGCATGGACCGCGACGGCACCAAGTCCGGTTTCGACCTGGAACTGACGCGCGCCGTGTCCGACGCCGTGCCGGTGCCCGTCATCGCCTCGGGCGGCGTGGGCAACCTGCAACACCTGGCCGATGGTGTCACCACCGGCCGCGCCAGCGCCGTGCTGGCCGCCAGCATCTTCCACTTTGGCCAGCACACCGTTGGGGAGTGCAAGCGCTTCATGGCCGAACAAGGCATTTCCGTACGCTTGGATTAACTATGAGCACCGAACCCGCCTGGATGGCTGACGTCGTTTTCGACGAAAACGGCCTGATCCCCGCCATCGCCCAAGACGCCGAAAACGGCCAGATCATGATGGTCGCCTGGATGAACCGCGAATCGCTGGCCGAAACGGCAGCCACCGGCCGCGCCGTGTACTGGTCACGTTCGCGCCAGCGCCTGTGGCGCAAGGGCGAGGAATCCGGACACGTGCAGGAAGTGCACGAATTGCGCCTGGATTGCGACGGCGACGTCATCCTGCTCAAGGTCCACCAGGAAGGCGGCATTGCCTGCCACACCGGCCGCGCAAGCTGCTTTTTCCGCCGCCTGGAAGGGCCGACGGATCACGCATCCTGGGTTACGGTCGACCCCGTGCTCAAAGACCCCGAACTGATCTACAAATGACCGATCAAACGCTAAGCGCCGCCGACATCCTGGCCCGCATCGCCGACACGCTGGAAACCCGCCGCCCTGAAAACGGCGGCGACCCGACCGCGTCCTATTCCGCCAAGCTGCTGGCCAAGGGCCCCGATTCCTTCCTGAAGAAAATCGGCGAAGAAGCCACGGAACTGGTCATGGCCGCCAAAGACGGCGTGCCGGAACGCATCGTCAGCGAAACGGCCGACCTGTGGTTTCACTGCCTGGTCGCGCTGACGCATTTCAAGCTGCGGCCGGAAGACGTGCTGGCCGAGTTGGCCCGCCGCGAAGGCCTGTCGGGCCTGGCCGAAAAAGCCAGCCGCCCCAAAGACTGACCCCGGAGTCCGGAAACATGAGCGACAACTGTCTTTTTTGCAAGATCGCCGCTGGCGAGATCCCGTCCAAGAAGGTCTATGAGGACGAGGACTTTGTTGCATTTCACGATATCAATCCGGCAGCACCGGTGCATTTGCTGCTGATCCCTCGACGTCATGTCACATCCATGCAGGATATTACGGCCGAGGACGCAGGTTGGTTGGGTAGAATGATGTCGTTGGCGCCGCGGCTAGCAGCCGAAAACGGCTGCCGTCCGGGCCCTGATGGCGGATTTCGCATCATGATCAACTCTGGCGTCGAAGGCGGCCAGGAAGTCCCGCATTTGCATTTCCACATCATTGGCGGCTCGCGACCCTGGAAAGGGCGCGTGGCCCCCACCGCGTAATTCGGAGAAACATCATGGGTAGTTTCAGCATTTGGCATTGGTTGGTTGTTCTGGTCATCGTGGCGCTGATCTTCGGCACCAAGAAGCTGCGCAACATCGGTTCGGATCTGGGCGGCGCGGTCAAGGGGTTCAAGGAAGGCATGAAGGACGCCAACGGCGACAAGCCCGCGGACCCGATCGCGCAACAGCGCGTGTCCGATGACACCATCGACGTGCAGGCCAAGGAAAAGACCAACTCCTGAGCCGCGGCTCTTATCCCGGGCCCGCCCTGAAAGGGCCGGCCCTTATTGCTTCACTTCCCGAGCGGCCGTCGCATGTTTGATGTCAGTTTCACTGAACTGATGGTGGTCGGCGTCATCGCCTTGATCGTCATCGGTCCCGAACGCCTGCCCAAGGTAGCCCGCACCATCGGCCACCTGTTGGGTCGCGCGCAGCGTTACGTCAACGACGTTAAGTCCGATATCCAACGCGAAATCGAAATCGACGAGCTGCGCAAATTCAAAAGCGAAATGGAAGACGCCGCGCAAGGCGTGCAAACGTCGCTGAATGAAACGCACGCTTCCTTGCAAGAGCCGGTTCAGCAGTTTCGTGCCGAACTCGACGAAGTGGCCCGTGAAGCCAATGGCAAGGTCGCACCCGTGATCGTGGGCGACGCCCCGGCTCCCGCTGCCAGCGCCCCGGCCGAATCCGCGCCCGAACCCGCACGCACCATCGCGCCCCCCGGGCAAAGCCACAATCTGGATCTGGATCTGCCTCCCGCATCCGAATCCAGCCCGGCTGCGCCCCCCGCCTCTCAACAACCTGCCCCGGCGCCCCGCGCGCCCAAGGCTGACGACGCCGCGCCCGCCGCCAAGCCCGTCCCGCCCTCCGGAACACCGACGTGACCCAGGACGCTTCCCAAGAAGAAGGCCAGCAAGAGACCTTCATCTCCCACCTGGTCGAATTGCGCACGCGGCTGCTGCGCGCCGTCGGCGCGGTTGTGGCCGTGTTCATCGTGCTGTTCATCTATCCCGGCGCATCGGCCATCTATGACGTGCTGGCGGCCCCCATGCTGGCGTCGCTGCCCGAAGGCACGCGCATGATCGCCACCGGCGTCATCACGCCGTTCATGGTGCCGGTCAAGGTCACGATGATGGCGGCGTTCATCGTGGCGCTGCCCGTCGTGCTGTACCAAGCCTGGGCCTTTGTGGCGCCCGGTCTGTACCGCCACGAAAAGCGCCTGGCGCTGCCGCTGATCGTCTCCAGCACGTTCCTGTTCATCGCGGGCATGGCGTTCTGCTACTTCGTGGTGTTCCGCACGGTGTTCCATTTCATCGCCACGTTCGCGCCGCAGTCCATCACGCCGGCCCC containing:
- the hisD gene encoding histidinol dehydrogenase: MALINRLDSRDPGFKSALSKLLAFEATEDESIDRAAAGILADVRARGDAALVEYTQRFDRMPAASADTLEIPKADWHAALATLPTAQRNALEAAADRVRGYHERQLAHTWTYTEADGTMLGQQVTPLDRVGLYVPGGKAAYPSSVLMNAIPAKVAGVQELVMVTPTPDGVRNPIVLAAAAIGGVDRVFAIGGAQAVGALAYGTATVPAVDKIVGPGNAYVAAAKRRVFGVVGIDMIAGPSEILVICDGKTPADWIAMDLFSQAEHDELAQSILLCPDAAFIEEVEAAIARLLPTMPRADILRVSLANRGALIQVQSLEEACQIANDIAPEHLEISTEQPEIWTAKIRHAGAIFMGRFSSEALGDYCAGPNHVLPTSRTARFSSPLGVYDFQKRSSLIQVSHQGAQTLGRIAAELALGEGLQAHAASAQYRIDKP
- the hisC gene encoding histidinol-phosphate transaminase, whose product is MSAAPAASVAGRIQGTLRADVLALAAYPVAHADGCIKLDAMECPYELPDEVREDIARAVRDTPLNRYPAADLSALQQAVKAGFGVPDAADVLFGNGSDELIHIIVQACCNPGDVVLSPWPSFVYFDMAARFDHARFVGVPLTEDLTLDLPAMLAAIREHQPKVVFLAVPNNPTGGLWSDEDVQAIIAAAPGLVVLDEAYQPFADRTWMPQVLDAPNVVVMRTVSKIGLAGLRFGYLAGHPDWIAELNKLRPPYNLDVLTQATLMAVLRHKPVLDEQAARLRADRGPLADALAALPGVRVFPSAGNFVLARFSGKLDGNAVHLALKTRKILIRNFSNAHPLLANCLRISVGAPAENAALLAALQEILST
- the hisB gene encoding imidazoleglycerol-phosphate dehydratase HisB — translated: MRTAEITRNTNETRIRVAINIDGTGKQTIDTGVPFLDHMLDQIARHGLIDLDIKAEGDLHIDAHHTVEDVGITLGMAIAKAVGTKAGLRRYGHAYVPLDEALSRVVVDFSGRPGLEYHIPFTRAHIGNFDVDLTREFFQGLVNHALITLHIDNLRGFNAHHQAETVFKACGRALRMAMEVDPRMGDVVPSTKGVL
- the hisH gene encoding imidazole glycerol phosphate synthase subunit HisH, with the protein product MTTIAIVDYGMGNFHSVARALKFAAPDADIRICNQPQDIDAADRVVFPGQGAMADCMRTLNESGLREAVVRAARNKPLLGVCVGEQMLFDSSEEGGTSCLGLFPGVVRRFSGPRFADLIPADDEACLADTGDAGLADTRPERLKVPHMGWNKVRQTRSHPIWAGIPDDTHFYFVHSYYADPDDSSLTVGETDYGVAFTCAVAAANIFAVQFHPEKSAEHGLRLYRNFVDWQP
- the hisA gene encoding 1-(5-phosphoribosyl)-5-[(5-phosphoribosylamino)methylideneamino]imidazole-4-carboxamide isomerase, producing MLLIPAIDLKDGRCVRLRQGDLDDATVFSEDPAAMATRWLDQGARRLHLVDLNGAVAGKPKNEAPIKAILEAVGDDIPVQIGGGIRDLDTIERYLDAGISYVIIGTAAVKNPGFLQDACGAFPGQIIVGLDARDGKIATDGWSKLTRHDVLDLAKKFEDYGCEAIIYTDIGRDGMLSGVNVEATVRLAQHVRIPVYASGGIAGIQDIEALCAVEEEGVEGAILGRSIYEGTLDFQAAQARADELAK
- the hisF gene encoding imidazole glycerol phosphate synthase subunit HisF, with translation MTIPSSSTEAGAPVQSALTRRIIPCLDVTAGRVVKGVNFVNLLDAGDPVEIARRYNEQGADELTFLDITATSDGRDLILPIIEQVASQVFIPLTVGGGVRQVSDIQRLLNAGADKISINSAAVANPELVRAASDYHGSQCVVVAIDARRVSAEGEPARWEVFTHGGRKATGLDAVAWARRMAAYGAGEILLTSMDRDGTKSGFDLELTRAVSDAVPVPVIASGGVGNLQHLADGVTTGRASAVLAASIFHFGQHTVGECKRFMAEQGISVRLD
- the hisI gene encoding phosphoribosyl-AMP cyclohydrolase, with protein sequence MSTEPAWMADVVFDENGLIPAIAQDAENGQIMMVAWMNRESLAETAATGRAVYWSRSRQRLWRKGEESGHVQEVHELRLDCDGDVILLKVHQEGGIACHTGRASCFFRRLEGPTDHASWVTVDPVLKDPELIYK
- a CDS encoding phosphoribosyl-ATP diphosphatase produces the protein MTDQTLSAADILARIADTLETRRPENGGDPTASYSAKLLAKGPDSFLKKIGEEATELVMAAKDGVPERIVSETADLWFHCLVALTHFKLRPEDVLAELARREGLSGLAEKASRPKD
- a CDS encoding histidine triad nucleotide-binding protein — translated: MSDNCLFCKIAAGEIPSKKVYEDEDFVAFHDINPAAPVHLLLIPRRHVTSMQDITAEDAGWLGRMMSLAPRLAAENGCRPGPDGGFRIMINSGVEGGQEVPHLHFHIIGGSRPWKGRVAPTA
- the tatA gene encoding Sec-independent protein translocase subunit TatA codes for the protein MGSFSIWHWLVVLVIVALIFGTKKLRNIGSDLGGAVKGFKEGMKDANGDKPADPIAQQRVSDDTIDVQAKEKTNS
- the tatB gene encoding Sec-independent protein translocase protein TatB produces the protein MFDVSFTELMVVGVIALIVIGPERLPKVARTIGHLLGRAQRYVNDVKSDIQREIEIDELRKFKSEMEDAAQGVQTSLNETHASLQEPVQQFRAELDEVAREANGKVAPVIVGDAPAPAASAPAESAPEPARTIAPPGQSHNLDLDLPPASESSPAAPPASQQPAPAPRAPKADDAAPAAKPVPPSGTPT
- the tatC gene encoding twin-arginine translocase subunit TatC; amino-acid sequence: MTQDASQEEGQQETFISHLVELRTRLLRAVGAVVAVFIVLFIYPGASAIYDVLAAPMLASLPEGTRMIATGVITPFMVPVKVTMMAAFIVALPVVLYQAWAFVAPGLYRHEKRLALPLIVSSTFLFIAGMAFCYFVVFRTVFHFIATFAPQSITPAPDIEAYLSFVMTMFMAFGITFEVPVAVVLLVKMGVVELSKLRAARGYVVVGAFIIAAVVTPPDVVSQFMLAVPLCLLYEVGLICARMVTPKPGAADDAVSDSLTERH